A stretch of the Leptotrichia sp. oral taxon 223 genome encodes the following:
- a CDS encoding OmpA family protein, giving the protein MKRPTLVAVSSMVAMAVPMVSEKMTTSDMRKDIIRANVADIQQDVKNDVPTLDTPNPEKMAEAASDNPDLITVTLTQDGTGTQIVNKKTQTPEQNQQISPSAPQQEPAETPIQSKQLSSDIQKSPINNPERVQISKSEIITLRTNDLSFHKNSVDVRKEAYPVLRDIKDYIERNDFLVSIIGYTDTSGASSYNKRLSLRRAEKVSSKLIELGLSKDRVLDLVGRGESNPIRTNDTEEGREGNRRVEFRFVKKGQV; this is encoded by the coding sequence ATGAAAAGGCCAACATTAGTTGCAGTTTCTTCAATGGTAGCAATGGCGGTACCGATGGTATCTGAAAAAATGACTACTTCCGATATGAGAAAAGATATAATTCGTGCAAATGTGGCAGATATACAACAGGATGTAAAAAATGATGTTCCTACGCTAGATACACCAAATCCTGAAAAAATGGCGGAGGCAGCATCAGATAATCCAGATTTAATCACAGTTACCTTGACACAGGACGGTACTGGAACACAAATTGTTAATAAAAAAACTCAAACGCCAGAACAAAATCAGCAAATATCTCCATCTGCTCCTCAGCAGGAGCCAGCAGAAACACCAATACAGTCTAAACAGTTATCTTCTGATATTCAGAAAAGTCCGATTAATAATCCAGAAAGGGTACAAATTTCAAAATCGGAAATAATAACGTTGAGAACAAATGATCTGAGCTTTCATAAAAATAGTGTTGACGTACGCAAGGAAGCATATCCTGTTTTACGTGATATAAAGGATTATATTGAAAGAAATGATTTTCTTGTATCAATAATTGGATATACGGATACAAGCGGCGCCTCTTCATATAATAAAAGATTATCTCTTAGGAGAGCTGAAAAAGTGAGTTCAAAATTGATAGAATTAGGGCTTTCCAAAGACAGAGTCTTGGACTTGGTAGGACGTGGAGAAAGCAATCCAATCAGGACAAATGACACAGAAGAAGGAAGAGAAGGGAATCGAAGGGTAGAATTCAGATTTGTGAAAAAAGGGCAAGTATAA
- a CDS encoding basic amino acid ABC transporter substrate-binding protein codes for MKKLLIVIMMAIFGIVSCGNKTEAKQDTKKLVVGTDGVFPPFGYMENGELVGFDIDLIKQIGKDLGYEIEMKVQPFDALIPSLKTGKLDAIISGMSATEERKKSVDFTDEYFKSTQVYLRKKGNTAVNSKESLAGKKVGVQLGTIQELEAKKIQNANVVANDATVNLILDLKSGKSDAVILENIVAMEFMKKNPEIEIFYEEKLPYGMAIAFDKGKHSELIKQINEELKKLQENGKYAELIKKYGLETNKN; via the coding sequence ATGAAAAAATTATTAATAGTAATTATGATGGCGATATTCGGGATAGTGTCATGTGGGAATAAAACCGAAGCAAAGCAAGATACGAAAAAACTTGTTGTGGGGACAGATGGAGTATTTCCTCCGTTTGGGTATATGGAAAATGGTGAATTAGTAGGATTTGACATTGATTTGATAAAACAGATTGGGAAGGATTTGGGATATGAAATTGAAATGAAAGTTCAGCCATTTGACGCTCTTATACCGTCACTTAAGACTGGAAAGCTGGATGCGATTATTTCTGGAATGAGTGCAACTGAAGAAAGAAAAAAATCAGTTGACTTTACAGATGAATATTTTAAATCAACACAGGTTTATTTGAGAAAAAAAGGGAATACGGCAGTAAATTCTAAAGAAAGCCTGGCTGGAAAAAAAGTTGGAGTACAGCTCGGGACAATTCAGGAATTAGAAGCTAAAAAAATACAAAATGCAAATGTTGTAGCAAATGATGCAACTGTTAATCTGATTCTAGACTTGAAAAGCGGAAAAAGTGATGCTGTAATACTGGAAAATATTGTTGCAATGGAATTTATGAAAAAAAATCCCGAGATAGAGATTTTTTATGAGGAAAAATTGCCGTATGGAATGGCAATTGCATTTGATAAAGGAAAACATTCGGAACTTATTAAACAGATAAATGAAGAACTGAAAAAATTGCAGGAAAATGGTAAATATGCAGAATTAATCAAGAAATATGGATTGGAAACAAATAAAAATTAA
- a CDS encoding amino acid ABC transporter ATP-binding protein gives MIKIKNLKKKYGELEVLKGISTEIKEGEVISIIGPSGSGKSTFLRCINRLEEPTSGEITINDKNILERGVDINKIREEVGMVFQHFNLYPHKTVMENITLGPIRLKKMSKDEAEKLAMELLEKVGLSDKRDVYPNKLSGGQKQRVAIARALAMNPKVILFDEPTSALDPEMIGEVLEVMRELANAGMTMIVVTHEMGFARNVANRVFFMDEGYILEDAKPQDLFDNPKSERARIFLDKVLNH, from the coding sequence ATGATTAAGATAAAAAATTTGAAGAAGAAATATGGAGAATTGGAAGTGCTAAAAGGAATTAGCACTGAAATCAAAGAAGGTGAGGTAATTTCAATTATAGGGCCTTCTGGAAGTGGGAAATCAACATTTTTACGTTGTATAAATAGACTTGAGGAGCCTACATCTGGAGAAATTACAATAAATGATAAAAATATTTTGGAACGTGGAGTGGATATAAACAAAATTCGTGAAGAAGTTGGAATGGTGTTTCAGCACTTTAATTTATATCCTCACAAAACAGTGATGGAAAATATTACTTTAGGGCCAATTAGGCTAAAAAAAATGTCAAAAGACGAAGCAGAAAAATTGGCAATGGAATTACTTGAAAAAGTAGGGCTTTCTGATAAAAGAGATGTTTACCCAAATAAACTGTCTGGCGGGCAGAAACAAAGAGTTGCTATTGCAAGGGCATTGGCAATGAATCCTAAGGTGATTCTATTTGATGAGCCGACATCGGCACTTGATCCCGAAATGATAGGGGAAGTTCTGGAAGTAATGAGAGAACTTGCAAATGCTGGCATGACGATGATTGTAGTAACACATGAAATGGGATTTGCTAGAAATGTTGCAAATAGAGTGTTTTTTATGGATGAGGGATATATTTTGGAAGATGCGAAGCCGCAGGATTTATTTGACAATCCAAAATCAGAAAGAGCAAGGATATTTTTAGATAAAGTGTTAAATCATTAA
- a CDS encoding AzlD domain-containing protein: MKLIKRKEVIRLNYNENLGILTMILMTLIIMTVILRTLPIFVKIPENNLKVNKFFEALPYTVLTVLVFPDIFTSTGSTNFDIIRVLIGMAIVAYLTFRKTNLGIIIIVSIAVIYFLGMLKGSF; this comes from the coding sequence ATGAAATTGATAAAGAGAAAGGAAGTGATAAGATTGAATTATAACGAAAATTTAGGGATTTTAACAATGATTTTGATGACACTCATAATCATGACGGTAATACTGAGGACATTGCCAATATTTGTAAAAATTCCAGAAAACAACCTAAAAGTTAATAAGTTCTTTGAAGCGCTTCCTTATACAGTACTGACAGTATTAGTATTTCCAGATATTTTCACTTCTACTGGAAGTACAAATTTTGACATAATAAGAGTTTTGATCGGAATGGCAATCGTGGCATATTTAACTTTTAGGAAGACAAATCTGGGAATAATAATAATTGTTTCTATTGCAGTGATATATTTTTTAGGAATGTTAAAAGGAAGTTTTTAA
- a CDS encoding DUF1439 domain-containing protein, whose translation MKLFKFLFFPIIVLIAGLGYYIYTQNQLKIPDSMVKSAVASKFPIEKSYPLGKIKLFNPKVHFENDKLIIEAEYLNDALNDQISGTMTFATDIRYDPMKSNLYLEDFQIVKLTKENKEIDLDKKPIIRTGLNYAFSQLEKKEILNLSGIEKFQMIKDIKIENNKLTVVK comes from the coding sequence ATGAAATTATTTAAATTTTTATTTTTTCCAATTATTGTATTAATTGCAGGCTTAGGTTACTACATTTACACTCAAAACCAGTTAAAAATTCCAGATTCTATGGTAAAAAGTGCTGTCGCTTCCAAATTTCCAATAGAAAAATCCTACCCTCTTGGAAAAATTAAACTATTTAATCCAAAAGTACATTTTGAGAATGATAAGTTAATTATTGAAGCAGAATACCTAAATGATGCATTAAATGATCAGATTAGCGGAACAATGACCTTTGCAACTGACATTCGTTATGATCCAATGAAATCAAACCTTTATCTCGAAGATTTCCAAATTGTAAAACTGACAAAAGAAAATAAAGAAATTGATCTTGATAAAAAACCTATTATCAGAACAGGGTTAAATTATGCTTTTAGTCAGCTTGAAAAAAAAGAAATTTTGAATTTATCAGGAATTGAAAAATTTCAAATGATAAAGGATATAAAAATTGAAAATAATAAATTGACTGTTGTTAAATAA
- a CDS encoding inorganic diphosphatase, with the protein MSLDNYKKFLGQKIHVKMDRKMGERHPKYNFIYPVNYGYIPNTISEDGEEIDVYILGVFEPVDEFCGICRAIVYRYDDEENKLIVIPDGKNYTVSQMEVLVEFQERFFKHKILTE; encoded by the coding sequence ATGAGTTTAGATAATTATAAAAAATTTTTAGGACAAAAAATACATGTAAAGATGGATAGAAAAATGGGAGAAAGACATCCTAAATATAATTTTATATATCCAGTAAATTATGGATATATTCCAAATACTATTAGTGAAGATGGAGAAGAAATAGATGTGTATATTTTGGGAGTTTTTGAACCTGTTGATGAATTTTGTGGAATATGTAGAGCTATTGTGTATAGGTATGATGATGAAGAGAATAAACTTATAGTAATTCCAGATGGGAAAAATTATACAGTTTCCCAAATGGAAGTACTGGTTGAGTTTCAGGAACGTTTTTTCAAACATAAAATTTTAACTGAATAA
- a CDS encoding RNA ligase — MRTLLLLRGTVGSGKSTFIKKNNLEPYTLEADKFRLLISNPKLTKFGDFEISQKNDRLAWEMLFNCLEERMKKGEFTVVDATHTTKRAMNSYKALADKYKYTIYYYQLDTPLEECIENNKKRESYKQVDENVIGRMFRNIQNEKLSGSFKRIFDINEIINFYVADVTGKYDKVRIIGDIHSCFTAISEIVKDFDKNTLYVFLGDFLDRGIEHKQTLSLILELYNRENVIMIEGNHEIHLENFANDFKINSKEFLNVTLPAILENEKNIDSFKREIRKFYKKLRQCYAFKFYNHKILCTHAGLSFVPNLALVSTNEMINGVGSFETEIGEFYEENYLKGKCQDFVQVHGHRGVNSTEHSICLEGEVEFGGELKYLDVMPDEILQKSAINTVYDKDYLQHELEKAKENKQINLTADEDVNKLIVSKLISVKNTKPHLYSLNFGRNVFRKKLWNDSTIKARGLFVDAETGKVRIRSYNKFFNYGENKYSTREYIENNIVYPVTAYEKYNGFLGILSVIDEKFVFATKSVTNGTHVKYFETLFEKASEKMKNEIFRICSENDVSIVFEVVSNEDRHIVDYFGKERLFILDVIDNTLFINGVHVDNNFSERFLKELNFDDDVIKMKKEIKKCNNFDKIINLMENYDNFENAEGVVFCGKNGFMFKYKAKHYSLWKKRRGILEFYKKDFNKAKLAVRYKDEQEFIEWLTGLDNDKVENAHIIDLMNEYEKKK; from the coding sequence ATGAGAACACTGTTACTGCTACGTGGGACAGTCGGAAGCGGGAAGAGTACCTTTATTAAGAAAAATAATTTGGAGCCATACACTCTTGAGGCTGATAAATTTAGGCTTTTAATTTCCAATCCTAAATTAACAAAATTTGGGGATTTTGAGATTTCGCAGAAAAATGACAGGCTGGCTTGGGAAATGCTTTTTAACTGTTTGGAAGAAAGAATGAAAAAGGGAGAATTTACAGTTGTTGATGCGACACATACTACAAAAAGGGCAATGAATTCCTACAAGGCTCTTGCAGACAAGTATAAATATACAATTTATTATTACCAGCTTGATACACCGCTTGAAGAGTGTATTGAAAATAATAAAAAGAGAGAAAGCTATAAGCAGGTTGATGAGAATGTTATAGGCAGAATGTTTAGGAATATTCAGAATGAAAAACTTTCAGGAAGTTTTAAAAGAATTTTTGACATAAATGAAATTATAAATTTTTATGTTGCTGATGTGACGGGAAAATATGATAAAGTTCGGATAATTGGGGATATTCATTCATGCTTTACAGCGATTTCTGAAATTGTGAAAGATTTTGATAAAAATACCTTGTATGTATTTTTAGGAGATTTCTTGGACAGAGGAATTGAGCATAAACAGACGCTTTCATTGATACTGGAATTGTACAATCGTGAAAATGTTATAATGATTGAAGGGAATCATGAAATTCACTTGGAAAATTTTGCCAATGATTTTAAAATTAACTCAAAGGAATTTTTAAATGTAACTTTGCCAGCAATTTTGGAAAATGAAAAAAATATTGATAGTTTTAAAAGGGAAATTCGTAAATTTTATAAAAAATTAAGACAATGTTATGCTTTTAAATTTTACAATCATAAAATTCTTTGTACACACGCAGGGCTGTCTTTTGTACCTAATTTAGCACTTGTGTCGACTAACGAAATGATAAACGGTGTTGGAAGCTTTGAAACCGAAATTGGAGAATTTTATGAGGAAAATTATTTGAAGGGAAAATGTCAGGATTTTGTACAGGTTCATGGGCATAGAGGTGTAAATTCGACTGAGCATTCAATTTGCCTGGAAGGGGAAGTTGAATTTGGAGGAGAATTAAAGTATTTAGATGTAATGCCTGATGAAATTTTACAAAAATCTGCTATAAATACAGTTTATGACAAAGACTATTTACAGCACGAACTGGAAAAGGCAAAAGAAAACAAGCAGATAAATTTGACGGCAGATGAAGATGTGAATAAACTAATTGTAAGTAAATTAATCAGTGTCAAAAATACAAAGCCGCACTTGTATTCGTTAAATTTTGGAAGAAATGTGTTTAGAAAAAAGTTGTGGAATGATTCGACAATCAAGGCACGTGGATTATTTGTGGATGCAGAAACTGGGAAAGTGAGAATAAGAAGCTATAACAAGTTCTTTAATTATGGCGAAAATAAATATTCTACGAGAGAATATATTGAAAACAACATAGTTTACCCAGTTACAGCCTACGAAAAATACAACGGATTCTTAGGAATACTTTCAGTTATTGATGAAAAATTTGTATTTGCAACAAAAAGTGTGACAAATGGAACGCACGTCAAATATTTTGAAACTCTTTTTGAAAAGGCAAGTGAAAAGATGAAAAATGAGATTTTTAGAATTTGCAGCGAAAATGATGTTTCCATCGTATTTGAGGTGGTTTCAAATGAAGACAGGCACATAGTTGATTATTTTGGAAAGGAACGTCTTTTTATCCTGGATGTTATTGACAACACTTTATTTATAAACGGTGTGCATGTGGACAACAATTTTAGTGAAAGATTTTTAAAAGAGCTGAATTTTGATGATGATGTTATTAAAATGAAAAAGGAAATCAAAAAATGCAATAACTTTGACAAAATAATTAACTTAATGGAAAATTACGATAATTTTGAAAATGCTGAAGGTGTTGTATTTTGCGGTAAAAATGGATTTATGTTTAAATATAAGGCAAAACATTACAGTCTGTGGAAAAAACGGCGTGGAATTCTGGAATTTTATAAAAAAGATTTTAATAAAGCAAAACTTGCTGTAAGATATAAGGACGAACAGGAGTTTATTGAATGGCTTACTGGACTTGATAATGATAAAGTTGAAAATGCGCATATTATTGACTTAATGAATGAATATGAGAAGAAAAAATAA
- a CDS encoding basic amino acid ABC transporter substrate-binding protein, giving the protein MKKVFLILTLVIFGIMSCGKKDSGQKKLRVGLNAVFAPFEYIENGQITGFDVDMINEIGKNLGYEIEIVDQSFDGLIPALKAGKIDIIVSGMSSTEERKKSVDFTDDYFVSKETYLRKKGNTAVTPTTLSGKKIGVQLGTIQEMEAKTINGATVVPNESTVNTILDLKAGKIDAIILEKAVAEEYMKKNPEMEIFDEKPAAIGMAMAIDKGKNPELIKQINAELKKMRENGKYNELIKKYGLEKNQK; this is encoded by the coding sequence ATGAAAAAAGTATTTTTAATATTGACATTAGTAATTTTTGGAATTATGTCGTGTGGAAAAAAAGATAGCGGGCAGAAAAAATTAAGAGTAGGGCTAAATGCAGTTTTCGCTCCGTTTGAATATATTGAAAATGGTCAAATTACGGGATTTGATGTGGATATGATAAATGAAATTGGAAAAAATCTCGGATATGAAATTGAAATTGTGGATCAGTCGTTTGACGGGTTGATTCCAGCATTAAAGGCAGGGAAAATTGATATTATCGTTTCTGGAATGAGTTCGACTGAGGAAAGAAAAAAATCAGTTGATTTTACAGATGATTATTTTGTTTCCAAAGAAACTTACTTGAGAAAGAAAGGTAACACTGCGGTTACGCCAACCACTTTGAGCGGCAAGAAAATTGGAGTGCAGTTGGGGACAATTCAAGAAATGGAAGCAAAAACTATTAATGGAGCGACTGTTGTACCGAATGAAAGCACTGTAAACACAATTTTAGATTTAAAGGCAGGAAAAATTGATGCAATTATCCTGGAAAAGGCAGTGGCTGAAGAATATATGAAGAAAAATCCTGAAATGGAAATTTTTGACGAAAAGCCAGCTGCGATTGGAATGGCAATGGCTATAGACAAAGGTAAAAATCCTGAATTAATAAAACAAATAAATGCTGAATTGAAAAAAATGAGAGAAAATGGAAAATATAACGAATTAATTAAAAAATATGGTTTAGAAAAAAATCAAAAATAA
- the deoD gene encoding purine-nucleoside phosphorylase gives MGTPHIGANRGDVAETILLPGDPLRAKYIAETFLEDVVQYNNVRGMLGFTGTYKGKKISVQGTGMGVPSIGIYSHELITEFGVKNLIRIGTAGSYQEDVKIRDVVIAMSASTDSAINKLRFNGADYAPTASPKLLFKAYEVGKAKGLNVKAGNIFTSDTFYGEDPNAWKKWAEFGVLCVDMETAQLYTTAAKLGVNALTLLTISDSFITHEVTSAEERQTSFNDMIEVALETAIQL, from the coding sequence ATGGGGACACCGCATATTGGAGCAAATAGAGGAGATGTTGCAGAAACTATATTATTGCCAGGGGATCCGCTTAGGGCAAAATATATTGCAGAAACATTTTTGGAAGATGTTGTTCAGTATAACAATGTTAGAGGAATGCTAGGGTTTACAGGAACTTATAAAGGGAAAAAAATATCTGTGCAAGGAACTGGAATGGGAGTACCTTCGATTGGGATTTATTCACATGAGCTGATAACTGAATTTGGAGTAAAAAATTTGATTAGAATCGGAACTGCTGGTTCTTATCAGGAAGATGTAAAAATTAGAGATGTTGTTATTGCAATGTCAGCTTCAACTGACTCTGCTATTAACAAATTGAGATTTAATGGAGCAGATTATGCGCCTACAGCAAGTCCAAAATTACTTTTCAAGGCTTATGAAGTTGGTAAAGCAAAAGGATTGAATGTAAAGGCTGGAAATATATTTACAAGTGATACTTTTTACGGAGAAGATCCTAATGCTTGGAAAAAATGGGCTGAATTTGGAGTATTGTGTGTAGATATGGAAACAGCTCAACTTTATACAACTGCTGCAAAATTAGGAGTAAACGCCTTGACATTGCTTACAATCAGTGATTCATTCATTACTCATGAGGTTACAAGCGCTGAGGAAAGACAGACAAGTTTTAATGACATGATAGAAGTGGCCTTGGAAACAGCGATACAATTATAA
- a CDS encoding amino acid ABC transporter permease, which translates to MEELEKTRKIVKTSFFIAVVTVAALLAFPYDMKPKEWEIYAGSYFVTTLGLTVGGAAIGILFGMLLAFFKFQKTKSETVNMIKDVVIDEYVDIMRGTPMVLQLLTLSFVVVIFNNYWIALIALGLNSAAYVEETIRSGIESIDKGQMEAARATGMPYRMAMNEIIMPQAIKNILPALLNEFINLFKETAVVGYISVVDITMNSKSLQAVYYSVKPILFTGLVYYISVKLFSFIGKRLEMRLKEND; encoded by the coding sequence ATGGAAGAATTGGAAAAAACACGAAAAATAGTAAAAACATCATTTTTTATAGCAGTTGTAACAGTTGCAGCGCTCCTTGCGTTTCCATATGATATGAAACCGAAAGAGTGGGAAATTTATGCAGGCAGCTATTTTGTGACTACGTTAGGACTTACAGTGGGAGGAGCTGCTATTGGTATTCTTTTTGGAATGCTGTTGGCATTTTTTAAATTTCAAAAGACAAAAAGTGAAACTGTTAATATGATAAAAGATGTTGTTATTGATGAATATGTTGATATAATGCGTGGTACACCAATGGTTCTACAGCTTTTGACATTATCTTTTGTAGTTGTGATATTTAATAATTACTGGATTGCATTAATTGCTTTAGGACTTAATAGTGCGGCTTATGTGGAGGAGACAATTCGCTCTGGGATTGAAAGTATAGACAAGGGGCAGATGGAAGCTGCAAGAGCGACTGGTATGCCTTATAGAATGGCAATGAACGAAATTATAATGCCACAAGCAATAAAAAATATTTTACCAGCACTTTTAAATGAATTTATAAACTTGTTTAAGGAAACAGCTGTTGTAGGATATATTAGTGTTGTAGACATTACAATGAACAGTAAAAGTTTACAAGCTGTGTATTATAGTGTAAAACCAATATTGTTTACTGGTTTGGTTTATTATATCAGCGTAAAATTATTCTCATTTATTGGGAAACGATTGGAGATGAGATTAAAGGAAAATGATTAA
- a CDS encoding AzlC family ABC transporter permease has translation MAQIRKLENYLKGLKDGTGIGIAYIPFGVAIGLISAKSFSQILPMIGLTSFGMYAGGAHSLLLKVLYVMKSPPVEVILSIALINLRYLLLNIVIFRQLGEKTPIFQKFLVGVGLTDETVTYLTLKKATNAWYMMGVNTIPYFCYCFGTIFGAIFGEKLPESLMTSMNFVLYSIFFSMLIMALSQNFKYIRIVLLALIIKMAFTFLPILNKISSGWVMILTMFLASFIYAQLYYNENSEKKENDEIDKEKGSDKIEL, from the coding sequence ATGGCACAAATAAGAAAACTCGAAAATTATTTAAAGGGACTAAAAGACGGTACTGGAATCGGAATTGCCTATATTCCCTTTGGAGTTGCAATTGGACTGATTTCAGCTAAAAGTTTTTCTCAAATTTTGCCAATGATTGGGCTTACATCGTTTGGAATGTATGCAGGAGGGGCTCATTCATTACTGTTAAAGGTGCTTTATGTGATGAAATCGCCTCCAGTTGAAGTAATTTTATCAATTGCTCTCATAAATTTAAGATATTTATTGTTAAATATCGTTATTTTTAGACAGCTTGGTGAAAAGACTCCTATTTTTCAGAAATTTCTGGTAGGTGTGGGGCTTACTGATGAAACGGTAACATATCTGACATTGAAAAAGGCAACAAATGCGTGGTATATGATGGGAGTAAATACAATTCCATATTTTTGCTACTGTTTTGGTACAATTTTTGGAGCGATATTTGGTGAAAAATTGCCAGAATCACTTATGACAAGTATGAATTTTGTGCTTTATTCAATATTTTTCAGTATGTTAATAATGGCTTTAAGCCAAAATTTTAAATATATAAGAATTGTTTTGCTGGCACTTATTATAAAAATGGCATTTACATTTTTACCAATTTTAAATAAGATAAGTTCAGGATGGGTTATGATTTTGACAATGTTTTTAGCAAGTTTTATATACGCACAGCTTTATTATAATGAAAATTCTGAAAAGAAGGAAAACGATGAAATTGATAAAGAGAAAGGAAGTGATAAGATTGAATTATAA
- a CDS encoding Cof-type HAD-IIB family hydrolase — protein sequence MIKLIAIDMDGTLLNDKKHIEKAQKEAIHEAIEDGIKIVLCTGRPLYGILPFYKELGLQKLDQEGYVILNNGCSVHKTKDWELIKCAEITPDDMEYLYKFSEKYDINFTLVDEMHYFNIGRKPTKELVMDAQFVFSDITNITLEEAKSGKYKIVKAMFLGNPEDMKKFQKEYEDILKERYEGVLSQPYVYEILPKGNNKGTGLKALAEKLGIKQEEVMAIGDGNNDVEMLEYATYGVAMGNASELARNAAKYTTDTNENDGVAKAIRKYALNKL from the coding sequence ATGATAAAATTAATTGCAATTGACATGGATGGGACTTTGTTAAATGATAAAAAGCATATTGAAAAAGCACAAAAGGAAGCAATTCACGAAGCAATAGAAGATGGCATAAAGATTGTATTGTGTACAGGCAGACCTTTATATGGGATTTTACCGTTTTATAAAGAACTTGGATTGCAGAAGCTGGATCAGGAAGGATATGTTATTTTAAATAACGGATGTTCAGTTCATAAAACAAAGGACTGGGAACTGATAAAATGTGCAGAGATTACACCCGACGATATGGAATATTTATATAAATTTTCTGAAAAATATGACATAAACTTTACATTAGTTGATGAAATGCATTATTTTAATATTGGCAGAAAACCGACTAAAGAGCTTGTTATGGATGCCCAGTTTGTATTCTCTGACATTACGAATATAACTTTGGAAGAAGCAAAAAGTGGAAAATATAAAATAGTTAAAGCTATGTTTTTAGGAAATCCAGAAGATATGAAAAAATTTCAGAAAGAATATGAAGACATATTAAAAGAGAGATATGAAGGCGTATTAAGTCAGCCATACGTTTATGAAATATTGCCAAAAGGGAATAATAAAGGAACTGGATTAAAGGCTTTGGCGGAAAAGTTGGGAATAAAGCAGGAAGAGGTAATGGCAATCGGGGATGGAAACAACGATGTGGAAATGCTCGAATATGCAACTTATGGTGTTGCAATGGGAAATGCTTCCGAATTAGCAAGAAACGCCGCTAAATATACAACTGACACTAATGAAAATGATGGAGTGGCAAAAGCAATTAGAAAATATGCTTTAAATAAGTTATAG